The Synechocystis sp. PCC 6714 genome includes the window ATGCCAAATTGGGGTTGATCAAATACCAGTTTCACCTGTTGATCATCCCAGGGAATAGCATTGACCGTCACCGGAGCAGAACGGTAACGCACCTGCACTTCACAACGAATGGGTGCTGTCGGCTCTGGAATGGAAACCCAATTGAGCCTTTGTACGTAGCATTCTCCACTGCCCGCACTCTGGCGATCGCCGACAATGACCCGATTCATCACCGGATCGAGCTTAACCACGTATAACGGTTCCGCGGCCGCAATGCCCAGTCCCTTCCGTTGGCCAATGGTGTAGTGATGAATGCCCTCATGGTGTCCCAACACCGCTCCGGACAGGTCAACAATTTCCCCCGCTTTGGGGGCAATGTATTTGTCCAAAAAGTCCCGCATGGAGCCATGGGCCTCAATCAGGCATAAATCCTGGCTATCTTTTTTTTCCGCCGTGCTGAGGTCAAATTCCGCCGCCAACTGTCTGGTCACAGTCTTCGTTTGCTCCCCCAGGGGGAAGAGGGTGGCCGCTAAAATTTCCTGGGACAGGTCATAGAGAAAGTAGGATTGATCCTTCTGGCGATCGACCGCCCTTAACAACTCATAGCGTTGACTTTCTTGGTTTAAGCAAATGCGGGCATAGTGCCCCGTGGCAATTTTATCGATGCCGAGGGACTGCTGAGCATATTGCAGCATGGGGCCAAATTTAACCGCCTTATTGCATTGGGAACAGGGTAATGGGGTCACTCCCTCGCCGTAGCCTTGCACCAGATAATCAATAATGTGATTTTGAAATAAATCCCTGGTGTCCACAATTTCGTGGGGTACCCCCAACTGCTCACAAATGGAAGCCGCATCCACTAGCCCTTCCGAACAGCATTGACCCTTACCCTTCATTAACCAGAGGGTCACCCCTACCACGGCATAACCCTGACGGTGCAACAGGGCCGCCGCCACCGAACTATCTACCCCACCGGATAGTCCCACCACTACTTTCTGCGTCATTGCTGATTTACTCTGCGCTCCAAATTGACAAGGGTTGCTCTAACAAATAGACCCTAACCCAGCTTAACCTAGAAAAACTACCGCTAAAAACCACAAAGACAAATAAAACTTAGGAACTTATGGCTGAAGGCGATCAATGCCACTGACAAGGTTTTTGGCGTTCTAATCATTAGGGAAAAAAGATTTTAGTCACAGCCCTTGCGACAGTATCCCATTGTAAGGTACACTGTGTACCAAATGTGACGGATATATGTCTATGCGGTCTTATGCTTTTTGGAACAATAAAGGTGGTACGGGAAAAACATCACTCATTTTCCAAACCATTCTCGCCTACGCAAAAATACACCCTGACAAACAAATACTGGTTCTTGACCTTTGTCCACAAGCAAATCTCTCTGAGCTGATGCTAGGAGGGCTTGTTGGTGGAGGGAGCCAAAGACTATTACAAATTCAAGGGCAAACACCTCGTGCAACAGTTGGTGGATACTTCCAAATGAGGCTTCCACAGCCATATTCACCACCAAATTTTAATCCGCTAGATTTTATTATTAGTCCGCAGACACTGAACTCAAATGTCGAAGTGAATGTTTCTTTACTGGCAGGAGATCCCTTACTTGAACTTCAAGCAACAGCAATTTCCACTTTAGCAAACACTCAAATTCCTGGATCAAATTCATGGCTGGCTGTAATTGATTGGCTAAGAGATTTTTTGTCAC containing:
- the mnmA gene encoding tRNA 2-thiouridine(34) synthase MnmA; translation: MTQKVVVGLSGGVDSSVAAALLHRQGYAVVGVTLWLMKGKGQCCSEGLVDAASICEQLGVPHEIVDTRDLFQNHIIDYLVQGYGEGVTPLPCSQCNKAVKFGPMLQYAQQSLGIDKIATGHYARICLNQESQRYELLRAVDRQKDQSYFLYDLSQEILAATLFPLGEQTKTVTRQLAAEFDLSTAEKKDSQDLCLIEAHGSMRDFLDKYIAPKAGEIVDLSGAVLGHHEGIHHYTIGQRKGLGIAAAEPLYVVKLDPVMNRVIVGDRQSAGSGECYVQRLNWVSIPEPTAPIRCEVQVRYRSAPVTVNAIPWDDQQVKLVFDQPQFGITPGQAAVLYDGDRVLGGGIICPQKSEKAGV